The DNA region TTATttgctaattaaatttgttgtttaattaagaGTTGTACCAAAACGCTTCCATACAAATCGTCTGTGAAGATCTGCATGAATCGATCTGTATGACTGTTTTTCGGTTccaaattacatttaacatatttattgatgactacagtatttttattaaaatcgacGTTTTTGTCATTAtagttgttataaataattttggtgGCAACGAAATCGTCGTTGACTTGAAAATTTTCTAGAACGATCGGTTTATTGTTGATAAAATCTAAACAGATTTTTTGCACCGTAACCACCGTTTTGTCTTTGTTGTTAAAGGAAACGTCTTGAATTTTATTGATgtagttgttgttgttgttgttgtttttaacagttaaataTTCGTTTAGTTCTAAGACAGcaacaaatttactttttttcttcGTTCGGTAAAAACAATCGGTTTCTATTAAACTTTTCACAACGTTATTGTTGTTAGcgccaatattaaatttgaagaaagaAACGTTCATATTCAAGTTTGTGATGAATTTGACTAATTTATATGGAATTTCTTTGTCGTAAACGATAAACGAGTCGACGCCGATTATTTTGTGGAAACTTAAGAATTCTACGAGTTTCTTTTTGCTGTAGACGTTGGGCAAAACGCAAATTGTCGCGTTGAAAACGAACCGTTCGTTATCGTTGTTAACAACGATTTGTATTTTGGTCAggttgttgaaatttttaagtcTGAAACTGTACGATACCGCGTACAAGTCGTCGAAATTGTTGTTCAAACTgtcaaatttacaattgtaaGCGTACAGATTATTGTCTGTGCCAACTTTTTGATAACTGAATAATCCTAATATCGGTTTCTTCCGATTTTCCAACCACAAAAAACATCCTTTAGCAATTTTTCTTTCGTCGTTCACGAgcaataaagttttaacttGCTTGTCGAGTAAAAAGCTGGAATAAACCAGTCCGGCTTCGTCCTGTTGGAAATACGGTTTTGGGCCCCAGTCGTGCTCCATTAAAATTCCTGAAGACTTTTGCAGTTGGGAAAAGTTGCAAGGCTGTCCAAAAAAGTTGAACACTTCCAGTATGTAATGGAGACGATTGTATTCATGTCTGTAGATCAGAAACAAGCTGAGACTGGAGATGGAGACAATCAATAGAAAGAGCTGGTGgtattttttcattgttcttatttctgaaaaatgtctttttaaatgaagtgtttttttcctttttctcTATTCCTGTATTATTCGATTTTGTTCTAGTTGGTAGTTTATTGATTGTTACTGGaaataaattggtttattaattgatcaatttggagaaaattttcaaactcACAATTGATTAGGTGTAAATAGTGTGTTtttcatcatattttataaatagtatttGGTAATGTTTTGGTTTATAAACTGCACTTTTGTGTAATCTAAGGTTATGAGTTTTGTGATGTTGGAACTATTTTTGGACGAGGCGTTTGAGCTACTTTAAAAGGAAGGATACTACTTTGCAGCGTTTCGCTAcgatttatgttttatgaagTTTCctatgattaaaattgtattttgtttttgtaagtGTTAAGGAGGTGTGTCGTTTATGTGTATCAATGTATCATCGTTATACAGGATTGATATAATTGTGTatctaaatatgtataaaataataaataataaaacaaaagcgTCGTATGAACATCatgaaattttttcattatataaacaaatgtgacttaaagtttgaaaataataatataataatagtacgATGAAATTTTTGTGCCAAGCGAATTTTCTACTTATGTTTTCCGAAACAGATTAGAGATGACGCGGCGTTAATTGACAAGAGATTTAGTCGTCGTTTGCATAGAACGTACATACTACGTACGTTGAAACTTTCTTATTTGCTCCTTATGAttcaataatgataaaaaataatttaaatgtattttcgtCGAGcagttaaaatttcataaaattttaataaattcaatttacatgtttatttaatatttgataaattaattaatagaactgaatgatcataattaaaaaaattaatcgaatgtaaatttatggattataaaaatttgttttta from Aethina tumida isolate Nest 87 chromosome 1, icAetTumi1.1, whole genome shotgun sequence includes:
- the LOC126266006 gene encoding uncharacterized protein LOC126266006; this translates as MKKYHQLFLLIVSISSLSLFLIYRHEYNRLHYILEVFNFFGQPCNFSQLQKSSGILMEHDWGPKPYFQQDEAGLVYSSFLLDKQVKTLLLVNDERKIAKGCFLWLENRKKPILGLFSYQKVGTDNNLYAYNCKFDSLNNNFDDLYAVSYSFRLKNFNNLTKIQIVVNNDNERFVFNATICVLPNVYSKKKLVEFLSFHKIIGVDSFIVYDKEIPYKLVKFITNLNMNVSFFKFNIGANNNNVVKSLIETDCFYRTKKKSKFVAVLELNEYLTVKNNNNNNNYINKIQDVSFNNKDKTVVTVQKICLDFINNKPIVLENFQVNDDFVATKIIYNNYNDKNVDFNKNTVVINKYVKCNLEPKNSHTDRFMQIFTDDLYGSVLVQLLIKQQI